The following coding sequences lie in one Pseudomonas sp. B33.4 genomic window:
- a CDS encoding DUF1249 domain-containing protein, with protein MVVNKLRDRYRVDLVGLQAACEANYARLMRLLPEMRNEPEARRIAVTQGEQMLGVLALEVLQTCPYTTTLQVRQEHSLPWLPVPQLEVQVYHDARMAEVVSAEHARRFRGIYPYPNAAMHQPDEKAQLNLFLGEWLSHCLALGHEYEVVR; from the coding sequence GCGATCGCTATCGAGTCGACCTCGTGGGGCTGCAAGCCGCCTGCGAGGCCAACTACGCGCGCCTGATGCGACTGCTGCCGGAAATGCGCAACGAGCCCGAGGCGCGGCGCATCGCCGTGACTCAGGGCGAGCAGATGCTCGGCGTGCTGGCCCTTGAAGTGCTGCAGACCTGTCCGTACACCACCACCTTGCAAGTGCGTCAGGAACACAGCCTGCCGTGGCTGCCGGTGCCGCAGCTGGAAGTGCAGGTCTATCACGACGCGCGCATGGCCGAAGTGGTCAGCGCCGAACATGCACGACGCTTTCGCGGCATCTATCCTTACCCGAACGCGGCGATGCATCAGCCGGATGAAAAGGCTCAGCTCAATCTGTTTCTGGGGGAATGGCTGAGTCATTGCCTGGCGTTGGGGCACGAGTACGAAGTCGTACGCTAG